A genome region from Lytechinus pictus isolate F3 Inbred chromosome 14, Lp3.0, whole genome shotgun sequence includes the following:
- the LOC135156695 gene encoding tripartite motif-containing protein 2-like translates to MADTLKNVISQSTECPVCLSTFTDPKILSCSHTFCKPCLDNLLECHGNHQIRCPVCRAVTQVPNQDVSKLQVNLALKNLIEDMKCHPQICMSCKSDDKSSAAVYCQDCGKYLCTTCLNAHSQWGDFIDHEVIDMSEISSGKVSVRRYRKCRKHPKEDEECYCSNCRRFTCFKCVVMEHKNETKHQVMEVAAYESRHRESIEDIKSKVDEKQACFRKYIDFIDEQMKLVGSTKKECIGDINKAYNDIVLQLTEKRDILLGEVKEKTEGVKNELEKMKTSAQKYINQLTTIADMVTNRTKIPFDMETLAAHNTLCEEIREAFDQEDPDYEKPRKSSKKGKSVGFERNVRKDELDLGKVVDVVAKYVALPTANSMNAMVSTPDGRMAVGCGTGGINIFSSDGEFQQTVLKDVVIRVVGFLSDGRCIVIDNANDITFYTPEYVKLNVMFESLGKDEGGLPNLTVGGDDLIYVGYGKAQKILVFSAAGGQAVREIPCSGYTPAQITSYDDSLLVNTNTMDTLRLIDKEGVVQHTLTKPGNSIHAAVYQGNLILVATVKLEEGLVSIDEYTNELTPIQKLVNDYKIEKPGREWYYLQQYRSGEIAFCTSDRLYIFY, encoded by the coding sequence ATGGctgacacattaaaaaatgtaatctCCCAAAGTACGGAGTGTCCTGTATGTCTTTCTACCTTCACTGATCCCAAGATCCTGTCTTGTTCTCATACCTTCTGCAAACCTTGCCTGGACAACCTCTTGGAGTGCCATGGTAATCACCAGATCCGATGCCCTGTCTGCAGAGCTGTAACCCAGGTCCCAAACCAAGATGTCAGCAAACTACAGGTAAATCTTGCTTTGAAGAATCTAATAGAGGACATGAAGTGTCATCCTCAGATTTGCATGAGTTGTAAATCCGATGACAAGTCCAGTGCTGCTGTCTACTGCCAAGACTGTGGCAAGTATCTCTGCACCACTTGCCTCAACGCCCACTCTCAATGGGGTGACTTCATCGATCATGAAGTCATAGACATGAGTGAGATCTCATCAGGAAAGGTGTCAGTGCGTAGATACCGGAAATGCAGGAAACACCCGAAAGAAGACGAGGAGTGCTACTGCTCCAACTGCAGGAGATTCACATGCTTCAAGTGTGTTGTCATGGAACATAAAAACGAAACTAAGCACCAGGTCATGGAGGTAGCTGCCTATGAGAGCAGACACAGAGAGAGCATCGAAGACATAAAATCAAAAGTGGATGAGAAGCAAGCATGCTTTCGGAAATACATAGATTTCATCGATGAACAGATGAAGCTTGTTGGCAGTACTAAGAAAGAGTGTATAGGTGATATCAACAAGGCATACAATGACATAGTCCTGCAACTGACAGAGAAAAGAGACATCCTGCTTGGAGAAGTCAAGGAAAAGACTGAAGGAGTCAAAAACGAACTGGAAAAGATGAAGACATCGGCTCAGAAGTACATCAATCAGTTGACGACCATTGCTGACATGGTAACCAACAGAACAAAGATACCGTTCGATATGGAAACTTTGGCTGCACACAACACTCTGTGTGAGGAGATTAGAGAGGCCTTTGATCAAGAGGATCCTGACTACGAGAAGCCCAGGAAATCAAgcaagaaagggaaaagtgtcGGTTTTGAGAGAAACGTTCGAAAGGACGAGTTAGATCTCGGTAAGGTTGTTGACGTAGTTGCAAAGTACGTCGCATTGCCTACTGCGAATAGCATGAATGCCATGGTTAGTACTCCAGATGGTAGGATGGCAGTAGGATGTGGGACAGGTGGCATCAACATTTTCTCTTCTGACGGTGAATTCCAACAGACAGTTCTCAAGGATGTTGTTATTCGTGTGGTAGGGTTCCTCTCTGATGGTCGATGCATTGTGATCGATAATGCAAACGATATCACATTCTACACGCCAGAATACGTAAAATTGAATGTAATGTTCGAGTCTTTGGGTAAAGATGAAGGCGGGCTTCCTAATCTCactgttggtggtgatgatctgATCTATGTGGGCTACGGAAAAGCCCAAAAGATCCTTGTATTTTCAGCAGCAGGTGGGCAAGCAGTCAGGGAGATACCATGCAGTGGATATACGCCGGCGCAAATCACTAGTTACGATGACTCTCTTCTCGTTAACACCAACACAATGGATACTTTACGATTGATAGACAAAGAAGGTGTTGTACAACATACATTAACCAAACCTGGTAATTCCATTCATGCTGCTGTATATCAAGGTAATCTCATCCTGGTAGCCACGGTGAAGCTTGAAGAAGGGTTGGTGAGTATTGACGAGTATACAAATGAGCTTACACCCATACAAAAACTTGTTAATGATTACAAGATTGAAAAGCCTGGTAGAGAATGGTATTATCTCCAGCAGTACCGATCAGGCGAGATCGCTTTCTGCACCTCGGATAGACTCTATATATTCTACTGA